GCCAGCAGCGGCAGCGCCACGGCCGTGGCCAGCGCGATGGCCCAATTGGCCTGCTGACTCGACTGCGCCTGCGCGCGCGCCGCCTGGTCGGCCTGCAGCGCCTGGCGCTGCAACTCCAGGCGTGCTCTCTCGTGCTCGGCCGCGCCCACATCGCCCGCGGCCAGTTGCGCGTCGAGCTCGCGCAGCCCGTCGGCGAGCACCGCCAGATCCTCGCCGTGCTGCAGCGGCCGCTGGCGGCGGCGCAACAGGGGAAACAGCACCGCGGCCAAGGCCGCGAGCACCATGGCTGCGGCCAGCGCCACAAAAGCGAGCATCAATCCTTCTCCTTGGCAAGGCCGAGCAACTGCTGCGCCTTTTGCTCTTCCTGCGGCGTGAGCGCAGCCGGCTCTGGCGTGCCTGGCCGGTTGCCGAGCGCGCGCCACAGCACGAACAGGCCGAGCAGCAGCAAAACAAAAGGCCCACCCCAGAGCAGCAGCGTCTTGGCAGTCAGGCGCGGGCGATAGAGCACGAACTCGCCGTAGCGCTGCACCATGAACTCGCGAATCTGCGCGGGTGTGCGCCCCTGCTCAAGCTGCTTGCGTATCTGCTGGCGCAAATCGACCGCCAGATCGGCGTGCGAAGCGGCAATGGTTTCGTTCTGGCACACCAGGCAGCGCAGCTCGTGCGCGATGTCCATCATTCGTGCCTCCAGCGCCGGGTCGGCCGCCAGCGTGGGCGCCTCGCTGGCCCAGCCGCTGGCGCCAAGCCAGGCCAGGAGGACGAGCATCAAGCGGGCGAGGTATCTATGCACCGAGCTTCCTCATCAGCGGCAGGATGGTCTCTTGCAGCGCCTCGGGCGTGACCGGGCCAATGTGCTTGTAGCGGATCACCCCCTGGCGATCGATGATGAAGGTCTCGGGTACGCCGTAGACCCCCAGATCGATGCCCACCAGCCCCTGCGTGTCCGAGAAGGATTCCAGATAAGGATTGCCCAGTCGCGCAAGCCAGCGCAGCGCATCCTCGCGCTTGTCCTTGTAGTTGAGCCCGTAAATCAGGATGGATTTGTCGGAGCGAGCTAGGTCCACGAACACCGGATGCTCCACGCGGCAGGCCACGCACCAGGAGGCCCAGACGTTGAGCATCCAGACCTTGCCGGCCATGTCCTTGGCGCTTGCCGTCTTCGCTGGATCACCAAGCTGCGGCAGGGTAAAGGCGGGCAGAGGCTTGTCGATGAGCGGCGAGGGCAGCTCGCGCGGCTTGAGCGTGAGCCCAATGCCCAGAAACACCATCAGGACGGCAAACACCGCCAGCGGCACGATGCCTTTTCTCATGGCGCAGCCACCTTGGCAGCGCCCGGCAGCGGCAGTGCGCCCGCGGGGGCGCCGGGCGTGTTCGAGCCCGCAGCGCGCGCCGGAGCGCTCTGGCGCCGCTTGAGCCGATAGCGCCGGTCCATGACCGCCAGGCCTCCGCCCAGAGCCATCATGAAGCAGCCAAACCAGATCCAGTCCACGAAGGGTTTGAAGTAGACCCGCACGATCCAGCGCGTATTGGTCAGCCGGTCGCCCAGCGCCGCGTACAGGTCGCGCGTGAGACCGGGGTCGATGGACGCCTCGGTCATCGGCGTGGGGTTGGCCCCTTCGGTGTAGACGCGCCGCTCGGGACGCAGCGTGGCCACGCTCTGGCCGTCGCGCGTGACGCTGAGCACGCCCACATCGGCGCTGTAGTTGGGCCCGCGCTTGGTTTGCGTGCCTTCAAACAGGAATGTGTAGCCGGCCAGCGTCACGCTCTCGCCCGGCTCCATGGTCACGTCCTTCTCGATCTCATAGCCGTTGACGATGCTCACGCCGACAATGAACACCGCCACGCCCAGGTGTGCCAGCAGCATCCCGTAGTAGCTGCCCGGCTGCGTGCGTATGCGCCGGCGCCAGCTTGGCGAGGGGTGGTTCTTCAGGCGCTCGTAGAGGTTGTAGAAGGTGGTCGCCGCGATCCAGAAAGCCAGGAACAGGCCAAAGCCCACCAGCGGCTTCCAGTTGCCCAGCAGCCAAGGAGAGATGAGCGCGGCCAGCAGACTCACGATGAGCGCCCAGCGCAGCTTGCGCACCAGTGCCAGCGCCTGGTCCTGGCGCCAGCGCGTGAGCGGGCCGACGCCCATGAGAAACAGCGCCGGGGCGATCAGCGGCACGAACACCGCTTCAAAGTAGGGCGGCCCGACCGAGAGCTTGCCCAGACCCAGAGCGTCGATGATCAGCGGGTACAAGGTGCCCAGCAGCACCGCAGCAAAGGCCACCAGCAGCACGACGTTGTTGAGCAGCAGCATGGCCTCGCGCGAGACCATGGCAAATTGTCCGCCCAGGCCCACGCGCGGCGCGCGCCAGGCAAACAGCAGCAGCGAGCCGCCCACGACCACGCTCAGGAAGGCCAGGATGTAGATGCCGCGCGAAGGATCGGTGGCAAAGGCGTGCACCGAGGTAAGCACGCCCGAGCGCACCAGGAAGGTGCCCAGCAGCGACAGCGAGAACGCGATGATCGCCAGCAGCGCGGTCCACAGCTTGAAGGTGTTGCGCTTTTCGGTCACCGCCAGCGAGTGCAGCAGCGCGGTGCTGACCAGCCAGGGCATGAGCGAGGCGTTCTCCACCGGGTCCCAGAACCACCAGCCACCCCAGCCCAGCTCATAGTAGGCCCAGGCACTGCCCACGGCGATGCCCAGCGTGAGAAAGGCCCAGGAGACGGTGGCCCAGGGGCGCGACCAGCGTGCCCAGGCGGCGTCCAGGCGTCCGGCCAGCAGCGCAGCCATGGCAAAGGCGAAGGCCACGACGGTACCCACATAGCCCATGTACAGCAGCGGCGGGTGCGCGATCAGGCCCGGGTCTTGCAATTGCGGGTTCAGGTCCTGCCCGTTGGTCGCGGCAGGCAGCAGGCGCTCGAAGGGGTTGGAAGTGAACAGGATGAACAGCAGCAGCCCGACGGAAATCAGGCCCATGATGGCCAGGATGCGCGCGCGCGTCTCGTCGTCGAGGTTGCGCGAAAACAGCGACACCGCCAGCGTCCAGCATGCCAGGATCAGCACCCACAGCAGGATGGAGCCTTCGTGCCCGCCCCAGACGGCGCAGATGCGGTAGATCAGCGGCAGCTGCGAGTTGGAGTGCTGCACGACGTAGAGCACGGAGAAGTCGTTGGCCACGAACAGATAGCTCAGGCAGGCAAAGGCGCCCGCCACGAACAGGAACTGGCCCCAGGCGGCGGGGCGGGCGAGCGCCATCCAGTCGGCGTTGCCGCGCGCCGCCCCGATCAGCGGCACGCTGCCTTGCAAGAGCGCCAGGCAAAGCGCCAGCACCAGGGCCAGTTGCCCGACCTCGGCGATCATGGCCGCGCTCCGCTGCCCGTCTCCAGCGAAGTGGTCTTGAGCGTGTCGGCCACTTCCTTGGGGGTGTAGTTCTCGTCGTGCTTGGCCAGCACCTGCTCCGCGCGAAAGCTGCCGTCCGCCTGCAGACGCCCTTGGGTGACTACGCCTTTGCCTTCGCGAAACATGTCGGGCAGCAGTCCGTCGTAGGTGACGGGGATGGCCTGGGCGCCGTCGGTGACGACAAAGCGCACGGCCAGGCTGTCGCTGCTGCGCTGCACGCTGCCTTCCTGCACCAGTCCGCCCAGACGAAAGCTGCGATCGACCGGAGCCTCGCTGCTGGCCACTTGCGAGGGGCTGAAGAAAAACACCAGGTTGTCCTGAAAGGCGTTGAGCACCAGAGCGCTTGCAACGCCCAGCGCTGCCAGGCCACCGATGATGATCAGCCCGCGTTTGGTTCTGCTTCTCATGCTCTTACTCCATGTGCCGGCGACGGCTGCGAAGCTGCCAGATCTCGGCAGCGATGACCACCATCATCACCGCAAGCGAGCCCCAGACATAGCGGCCGTAGCCGCCCATGTGCAGGAACTCGGACCAGCTCGACCAGTAAATCATGTGGAGGCTCCGGTGGTCGGCGATGAGGGGGAAGACTCCAGTGGACTTGCCGCGTGCCCCTGCAGTTCCCGTTGTACCCAGCTTGCATGGCGTTCGCGTTCGAGCATGATCAGCCGCACCCGCGCCAGCACCACCGCAATGCAGTAGCACCATACGGCAGCCGAGCTGATCAACATGCCGGCCAACATCGGCGTGGCGATGCTCGGGGCGCTGGTCAGGCTCACCGAAGCGCCCTGGTGCAGCGTGTTCCACCACTGCACCGAGAAATAGATGATGGGAACGTTGACCACGCCCACCAGGGCCAGCACGGCGGTGGCGCGGTCGGCGCGGCGCTCGTCGTCGATGGAGGCATGCAGCGCAAGAAAGCCCAGATACAGGAAGAGCAGGATCAGCTCCGAGGTGAGCCGCGCGTCCCAGACCCACCAGGTGCCCCAGGTCGGCTTGCCCCAGAGGGCGCCGGTCCACAGCGCCAGAAACGTCATCAAGGCCCCCGTGGGCGCGAGCGCCCGCGCCATCATCGAGGCCAGGCGGGTGTTGAACACCAGCCCCACGCCGGCCCAGAACGCCATGGCCACGTAGATGACCATGGACAGCCAGGCGGTAGGCACGTGCAGAAAGATGATGCGGTAGGCGTCCCCTTGCTGCGCGTCGGTGGGCGCGACAGCGAAACCGATGAACAGCCCGATCGCACCCAACAACACCGCCAGCACCGAAAACCACACCACGCCGCGGCCCGCAAGCGGGTAAAAGCGCGCCGGAGCAGCGTACTTGAACCAGTTGATGGAGTTGCGTTGTGCCGTCGGCGCCGTCATGTCACTGGCTTTTGTATCGCGTCAGGGATAACCCCGTATTGTCTGTGTTTGCCCGCAGGCCCTGAAAGACCCTTCGTGCAGCTATACCACTGCAGGCAAGGCGCCGCTGCGGTCTCTGCGGCACGAACGGCGTGCAGAGATTGCGTTCGCGCGCCGAGCATAGTACACTTTCGGGCTTTTCCGGATTTCTTTGGCGGTTGGCTTGCGCGCAGCGCGGGCCGCACCGCGGATTCACGTTCTAGGGACACGTAACTGCATGCCAACCATTAACCAACTCGTGCGCCAGGGCCGCACGGTCGAAGTTGTCAAATCCAAAAGCCCCGCGATGGAGAACTGCCCGCAGCGCCGGGGCGTGTGCACGCGCGTGTACACCACGACGCCCAAGAAGCCGAACTCGGCTCTGCGCAAGGTGGCCAAGGTGCGCCTGACCAATGGCTTCGAGGTCATCTCCTACATCGGCGGCGAGGGCCACAACCTGCAGGAGCACAGCGTGGTGCTGCTGCGCGGCGGTCGCGTCAAGGACTTGCCCGGCGTGCGCTACCACATCGTGCGCGGCTCGCTGGACCTGCAGGGCGTGAAGGATCGCAAGCAGGCGCGCTCCAAGTACGGCGCCAAGCGTCCCAAGGCCAAGTAATACGCCGGCGCAGGCCGGCAAGGTGCTGCTCCTGCGTGGCGCAGGCAGTAGCGTAGTGGCCCCGCGTTCCGGGGTCGAGTAAGTGGAGGTCCCGGTTTGGCCTCCGCGGTGCCGGCAAGGCACCAGCTGAAGCAATTGAAAGGTGAAAAATGCCACGTCGTCGCGAAGTCCCCAAACGTGAAATCCTGCCGGATCCGAAGTTCGGCAACGTAGAGCTGTCCAAATTCATGAACGTGATCATGGAAGGCGGCAAGAAGGCGGTTGCCGAGCGCATCATCTACGGCGCTCTCGAGCTGATCGAGAAAAAGCAACCCGAGAAGAACGCCCTTGAGGTGTTCACCACTGCCATCAACAACGTCAAGCCCATGGTCGAGGTGAAGTCCCGCCGTGTCGGCGGCGCCAACTACCAGGTGCCGGTCGAGGTGCGGCCCATCCGCCGCCTGGCCTTGTCGATGCGCTGGATCAAGGAAGCTGCGCGCAAGCGCGGCGAGAAGTCCATGGCGCAGCGTCTTGCCAACGAATTGATGGAAGCCACGGAAGGCCGTGGCGGCGCAATGAAGCGCCGCGACGAGGTGCACCGCATGGCCGAGGCGAACAGGGCCTTCAGCCACTTCCGTTTCTGAATTTCGCCCCCATTTCCCTCGAAGGCAAGAAGCCCGACGTGCCGGTTTTCGGCGGCCGGGCTGTTGTCCGTTAACGAAAGATCATCATGGCCCGCACTACTCCCCTGGAGCGTTATCGCAATATCGGCATTTCTGCGCACATCGACGCAGGCAAGACCACGACCTCCGAGCGCATTCTGTTTTACACGGGCCTGACCCACAAGATCGGTGAAGTGCACGACGGCGCGGCCACGACCGACTGGATGGAGCAGGAGCAAGAGCGCGGCATCACCATCACCTCGTCGGCAGTGACCTGCTTCTGGAAGGGCATGGATCTGTCGCGCCCGGCGCACCGCATCAACATCATCGACACCCCCGGGCACGTGGACTTCACCATCGAGGTGGAGCGCTCCATGCGCGTGCTTGATGGCGCGGTCATGGTGTATTGCGCCGTGGGCGGCGTGCAGCCGCAGTCCGAGACCGTCTGGCGCCAGGCCAACAAGCACAAGGTGCCGCGCATTGCCTTCGTCAACAAAATGGATCGCACCGGCGCCAACTTCTTCAAGGTGCACGACCAGATGAAGACGCGCCTGAACGCGCATCCGGTGCCGGTGGTCATCCCCATGGGTGCGGAGGACGGGTTTCAGGGCGTGGTGGACCTCATCAAGATGAAGGCCATCATCTGGGACGAAGCCTCCCAGGGCATGAAGTTCGAGTACCGTGAGGTTCCTGCCGATCTCATGGATCAGGCCAAGGAATGGCGCGAGAAGATGATCGAGTCTGCCGCCGAAGCCAGCGAAGAGCTGATGAACAAGTACCTGGAAGAAGGCGAGCTGTCTGAAGAGGACATCATCGCCGGCCTGCGCCAGCGCACGATCGCCACTGAAATCCAGCCCATGCTGTGCGGCACCGCCTTCAAGAACAAGGGCGTGCAGCGCATGCTCGACGCGGTGCTCGACTTCCTGCCCGCGCCAACCGACATTCCCGACGTCGCCGGCACCGATCCGGACGAAGAGGACAAGAAGCTGACGCGCAAGGCGGACGACAACGAGAAGTTCTCGGCGCTCGCGTTCAAGCTCATGACCGACCCCTTTGTCGGCCAGCTCACCTTCGTGCGCGTCTATTCGGGCGTGCTCACCAAGGGCGACACGGTCTACAACCCGGTCAAGGGCAAGAAAGAGCGCATCGGCCGCATCGTGCAGATGCACGCCAACGACCGCCAGGAGATCGAGGAAATCCGCGCCGGCGACATCGCCGCCTGCGTGGGCCTGAAGGACGTGACCACGGGCGACACCCTGTGCGACCTGAACGCCCACATCATGCTCGAGCGCATGGTCTTCCCCGAGCCGGTGATCGCCCAGGCGGTGGAGCCCAAGTCCAAGGCCGACCAGGAGAAGATGGGCATCGCGCTGTCGCGCCTGGCGGCCGAAGATCCGTCGTTTCGCGTGCGCACCGATGAAGAATCGGGCCAGACCATCATCGCCGGCATGGGCGAGCTGCACCTGGACATCATCGTCGACCGCATGAAGCGCGAGTTTGGTGTCGAGGCCAACGTCGGCAAGCCGCAGGTAGCCTACCGCGAGACGGTGCGCAAGAGCGTCTCGGACGTGGAAGGCAAGTTCGTGCGCCAGTCGGGCGGCAAGGGCCAGTACGGCCACGTGGTGTTCCGCCTGGAGCCCAACGAGCCGGGCAAGGGCTTCGAGTTCCTCGACGAGATCAAAGGCGGCGTGGTGCCGCGCGAGTACATCCCTGCGGTGCAAAAGGGCGTGGAAGAAGCGCTCACCGCCGGCGTGCTGGCCGGCTACCCGGTGGTGGACGTGAAGGTTGCGCTCACCTTCGGCTCCTACCACGACGTGGACTCGTCGGAGCAGGCGTTCAAGATGGCGGCCATCTTCGGCTTCAAGGAAGCCGCACGCAAGGCCGACCCGGTGATCCTCGAGCCCATGATGGCCGTGGAGGTGGAGACGCCCGAAGACTACGCAGGCACGGTGATGGGCGACCTGTCCAGCCGCCGCGGCATGGTGCAGGGCATGGACGACATGGTCGGCGGCGGCAAGGCCATCAAGGCCGAGGTGCCGCTGTCCGAGATGTTCGGCTACGCCACGCAGCTGCGCTCCATGACCCAGGGGCGCGCCACCTACGTGATGGAATTCAAGCATTACGCCGAAGCGCCGCGCAACGTGGCCGAAGCGATCATGGCGGCACGCGCCAAGTGATTTGAACGAAAACAGGCTCCAGCGCTTGCCAGCCAGGCGCTGGCAGCTATTTTTTCGATAGTATTTTGTCGGTCTGCGATTCGGTGCCTTCCGGTGGTCCTGTGCCGGGGGAGTCAGCAATCGGGTGCAGACCTTAAACCCTCGCACAGGCATTGCTCTTTTGGAGTTGGAACATGGCAAAAGGAAAATTCGAGCGTACCAAGCCGCACGTGAACGTGGGCACCATTGGTCACGTGGACCACGGCAAGACGACGCTCACCGCAGCGATCGCCACCGTGCTGGGCAAGAAGTTCGGCGGTGACGTCAAGAGCTACGACCAGATCGACAACGCCCCGGAAGAAAAGGCCCGCGGCATCACCATCAACACCTCGCACGTGGAGTACGAGACGGCAAACCGCCACTACGCCCACGTGGACTGCCCCGGCCACGCCGACTATGTCAAGAACATGATCACCGGCGCCGCCCAGATGGACGGCGCCATCCTCGTGTGCTCGGCCGCCGACGGCCCCATGCCCCAGACGCGTGAGCACATCCTGCTGGCCCGCCAGGTCGGCGTGCCCTACATCATCGTGTTCCTCAACAAGTGCGACATGGTCGATGACGCCGAGCTGCTCGAACTCGTCGAGATGGAAGTGCGCGAGCTGCTGTCCAAATACGAATTCCCCGGCGACGACACCCCCATCATCAAGGGCTCGGCCAAGCTGGCGCTCGAAGGCGACACGGGCGAGCTCGGCGAGCAGGCCATCATGCAACTGGCCGAAGCGCTGGACAGCTACATCCCCACGCCTGAGCGCGCCATCGACGGCGCCTTCCTCATGCCCGTGGAAGACGTGTTCTCCATCTCCGGGCGCGGCACCGTGATCACCGG
The DNA window shown above is from Comamonas sp. NLF-1-9 and carries:
- a CDS encoding cytochrome c-type biogenesis protein gives rise to the protein MLVLLAWLGASGWASEAPTLAADPALEARMMDIAHELRCLVCQNETIAASHADLAVDLRQQIRKQLEQGRTPAQIREFMVQRYGEFVLYRPRLTAKTLLLWGGPFVLLLLGLFVLWRALGNRPGTPEPAALTPQEEQKAQQLLGLAKEKD
- a CDS encoding DsbE family thiol:disulfide interchange protein, whose product is MRKGIVPLAVFAVLMVFLGIGLTLKPRELPSPLIDKPLPAFTLPQLGDPAKTASAKDMAGKVWMLNVWASWCVACRVEHPVFVDLARSDKSILIYGLNYKDKREDALRWLARLGNPYLESFSDTQGLVGIDLGVYGVPETFIIDRQGVIRYKHIGPVTPEALQETILPLMRKLGA
- a CDS encoding heme lyase CcmF/NrfE family subunit gives rise to the protein MIAEVGQLALVLALCLALLQGSVPLIGAARGNADWMALARPAAWGQFLFVAGAFACLSYLFVANDFSVLYVVQHSNSQLPLIYRICAVWGGHEGSILLWVLILACWTLAVSLFSRNLDDETRARILAIMGLISVGLLLFILFTSNPFERLLPAATNGQDLNPQLQDPGLIAHPPLLYMGYVGTVVAFAFAMAALLAGRLDAAWARWSRPWATVSWAFLTLGIAVGSAWAYYELGWGGWWFWDPVENASLMPWLVSTALLHSLAVTEKRNTFKLWTALLAIIAFSLSLLGTFLVRSGVLTSVHAFATDPSRGIYILAFLSVVVGGSLLLFAWRAPRVGLGGQFAMVSREAMLLLNNVVLLVAFAAVLLGTLYPLIIDALGLGKLSVGPPYFEAVFVPLIAPALFLMGVGPLTRWRQDQALALVRKLRWALIVSLLAALISPWLLGNWKPLVGFGLFLAFWIAATTFYNLYERLKNHPSPSWRRRIRTQPGSYYGMLLAHLGVAVFIVGVSIVNGYEIEKDVTMEPGESVTLAGYTFLFEGTQTKRGPNYSADVGVLSVTRDGQSVATLRPERRVYTEGANPTPMTEASIDPGLTRDLYAALGDRLTNTRWIVRVYFKPFVDWIWFGCFMMALGGGLAVMDRRYRLKRRQSAPARAAGSNTPGAPAGALPLPGAAKVAAP
- the ccmE gene encoding cytochrome c maturation protein CcmE encodes the protein MRSRTKRGLIIIGGLAALGVASALVLNAFQDNLVFFFSPSQVASSEAPVDRSFRLGGLVQEGSVQRSSDSLAVRFVVTDGAQAIPVTYDGLLPDMFREGKGVVTQGRLQADGSFRAEQVLAKHDENYTPKEVADTLKTTSLETGSGARP
- the ccmD gene encoding heme exporter protein CcmD; translated protein: MIYWSSWSEFLHMGGYGRYVWGSLAVMMVVIAAEIWQLRSRRRHME
- the ccmC gene encoding heme ABC transporter permease CcmC, with amino-acid sequence MTAPTAQRNSINWFKYAAPARFYPLAGRGVVWFSVLAVLLGAIGLFIGFAVAPTDAQQGDAYRIIFLHVPTAWLSMVIYVAMAFWAGVGLVFNTRLASMMARALAPTGALMTFLALWTGALWGKPTWGTWWVWDARLTSELILLFLYLGFLALHASIDDERRADRATAVLALVGVVNVPIIYFSVQWWNTLHQGASVSLTSAPSIATPMLAGMLISSAAVWCYCIAVVLARVRLIMLERERHASWVQRELQGHAASPLESSPSSPTTGAST
- the rpsL gene encoding 30S ribosomal protein S12; the protein is MPTINQLVRQGRTVEVVKSKSPAMENCPQRRGVCTRVYTTTPKKPNSALRKVAKVRLTNGFEVISYIGGEGHNLQEHSVVLLRGGRVKDLPGVRYHIVRGSLDLQGVKDRKQARSKYGAKRPKAK
- the rpsG gene encoding 30S ribosomal protein S7; translated protein: MPRRREVPKREILPDPKFGNVELSKFMNVIMEGGKKAVAERIIYGALELIEKKQPEKNALEVFTTAINNVKPMVEVKSRRVGGANYQVPVEVRPIRRLALSMRWIKEAARKRGEKSMAQRLANELMEATEGRGGAMKRRDEVHRMAEANRAFSHFRF
- the fusA gene encoding elongation factor G; the protein is MARTTPLERYRNIGISAHIDAGKTTTSERILFYTGLTHKIGEVHDGAATTDWMEQEQERGITITSSAVTCFWKGMDLSRPAHRINIIDTPGHVDFTIEVERSMRVLDGAVMVYCAVGGVQPQSETVWRQANKHKVPRIAFVNKMDRTGANFFKVHDQMKTRLNAHPVPVVIPMGAEDGFQGVVDLIKMKAIIWDEASQGMKFEYREVPADLMDQAKEWREKMIESAAEASEELMNKYLEEGELSEEDIIAGLRQRTIATEIQPMLCGTAFKNKGVQRMLDAVLDFLPAPTDIPDVAGTDPDEEDKKLTRKADDNEKFSALAFKLMTDPFVGQLTFVRVYSGVLTKGDTVYNPVKGKKERIGRIVQMHANDRQEIEEIRAGDIAACVGLKDVTTGDTLCDLNAHIMLERMVFPEPVIAQAVEPKSKADQEKMGIALSRLAAEDPSFRVRTDEESGQTIIAGMGELHLDIIVDRMKREFGVEANVGKPQVAYRETVRKSVSDVEGKFVRQSGGKGQYGHVVFRLEPNEPGKGFEFLDEIKGGVVPREYIPAVQKGVEEALTAGVLAGYPVVDVKVALTFGSYHDVDSSEQAFKMAAIFGFKEAARKADPVILEPMMAVEVETPEDYAGTVMGDLSSRRGMVQGMDDMVGGGKAIKAEVPLSEMFGYATQLRSMTQGRATYVMEFKHYAEAPRNVAEAIMAARAK
- the tuf gene encoding elongation factor Tu, which translates into the protein MAKGKFERTKPHVNVGTIGHVDHGKTTLTAAIATVLGKKFGGDVKSYDQIDNAPEEKARGITINTSHVEYETANRHYAHVDCPGHADYVKNMITGAAQMDGAILVCSAADGPMPQTREHILLARQVGVPYIIVFLNKCDMVDDAELLELVEMEVRELLSKYEFPGDDTPIIKGSAKLALEGDTGELGEQAIMQLAEALDSYIPTPERAIDGAFLMPVEDVFSISGRGTVITGRVERGIVKVGEEVEIVGIRDTQKTTVTGVEMFRKLLDQGQAGDNVGILLRGTKREDVERGQVVAKPGSITPHTHFTCEVYVLSKDEGGRHTPFFNNYRPQFYFRTTDVTGAIELPADKEMVMPGDNVSMTVKLIHPIAMEEGLRFAIREGGRTVGAGVVAKIIE